One segment of Dolichospermum sp. DET69 DNA contains the following:
- a CDS encoding TdeIII family type II restriction endonuclease, with protein sequence MDKHIKRIIKENLKKSIRNFFKGKKIKNYQVLDDIFPKERRIRSLIGGLETSLGTTCWEPIAKTLAELNGFEIIQEKIVIPTPFPKTLQSELDRLVSERENKPNNRRISTKECIQSLKNAALKINPQDIKKYISPSTGTGVDLHLSKDGIEYIFDIKTTQSNQGDFKKFNKQMLEWYAYRLAKHPDANVETRIAIPFNPFKKSWYEEKKSMLSSSPLDITQDIWVENEFWDFCSGKENTFEELQSLFVELGQENFAEEFHDIFYPN encoded by the coding sequence ATGGATAAGCATATTAAACGGATAATTAAAGAAAATCTCAAGAAATCAATTAGGAATTTTTTCAAAGGTAAGAAAATAAAAAATTACCAAGTATTAGATGATATTTTCCCCAAAGAAAGACGCATACGTTCTCTGATTGGTGGACTAGAAACAAGTTTAGGAACAACTTGTTGGGAACCTATAGCTAAAACTTTAGCAGAGTTAAATGGATTTGAAATCATTCAAGAGAAAATAGTAATTCCAACTCCATTTCCCAAAACTTTACAGAGTGAATTAGATAGATTAGTGTCCGAACGAGAAAATAAGCCTAATAATAGGAGAATTTCAACAAAAGAATGTATACAAAGTCTAAAAAATGCTGCTTTAAAAATAAATCCTCAAGACATCAAGAAATACATATCTCCTTCAACGGGAACTGGAGTTGATCTTCATTTGTCTAAAGATGGAATTGAGTATATATTTGACATTAAAACTACACAATCAAATCAAGGTGATTTTAAAAAATTCAACAAACAAATGCTGGAATGGTATGCTTACAGACTTGCTAAACATCCTGATGCTAACGTAGAAACGCGTATTGCTATTCCTTTTAATCCTTTTAAAAAATCTTGGTATGAAGAGAAAAAAAGTATGTTATCTAGTTCTCCTCTAGATATTACCCAAGATATATGGGTTGAAAATGAATTTTGGGATTTTTGTTCGGGAAAAGAAAATACATTTGAGGAGTTACAATCACTTTTTGTTGAATTAGGACAAGAAAACTTTGCAGAGGAATTTCATGATATTTTTTATCCAAATTAG